ctggagcgctatcgcggagcgggcgatgccttgcctgggtcgccgcgctggatcgacgcgctggagctccggtgagctgtgaccgccgagatcaacacctcagggctgcggagcggagcgggcggcgccgatttcaacatcgggagcctgggagctccaaaccagcgcggccttgtcggcttcggaagccgcggtctccagctaggaagcggccgttccaggtggcccagccgctgagatgactctcccgacgccggggcaagaccacccggtgagaacggccaggaacatcgggcctccgtagaggcaactgcggtggcatcaataggcctgactttggggtgaacttgggatggggactggacattgtgcctttccccacagtggtgtccattgttgGGGGGattattttttgtctgtaaggtaatcctgttagtctgtgtccaagatggctgccgtgaagagagagtggacgctggcgtgctttagctgccgctgctctctcttcacattgtgtttttgatttttgtttttggactgaattctgtttttaatttgtgtttctgtgatgtttttattatttatttttattctgattatatgtttatatttcctgttaatctatgtaaggtgtctttgagatgtctgaaaggcgcccaataaataaaatttattattattattattattattatttctctaTTCAATGGTTGTAAGTGGAGGGCAATTGTGAATGGGGAATCAACGCGTGTGTCTGtgttgcaaggaactgcagatgctggtttgctccaaagatagacacggtagcgcagcggtagagttgctgcctcctaaAGGGGgtttcccacttgggcgacctaatccgtgagttctgccgagtttgccctcgactcatactcgcagcatgggcgacacgaggttgtaggaggtctttgtaactctccttcatgctcgagagtggtccccgcgtacttgaggcctcagctaggtcgctgcgtttttttgaacatgttgaaaaatgcctgcgagtaaaaaaaggtcgccatggaaaatcgatactttttttacccgtaggtttagtcgtagtgggtcatagtaggtcggcatgttagtcataggtaatcgtggatagtcttcatcatagttgaagggtgggtcgaagggaggtcgaaggaggtcgtcttcactctccactattcggtgtccaattttcccgaagttaggtgtagctagttgtagctagtcttcaacatagtcgaaggaagtcttcaacatgtcattttttcaaactcttctaaactagccaatacaacgcttgcagcgccggagacccgggttcgatcccgactacgggtgctgtctgtacggagtttgcatgttctccccgtgacctgcgtgggttttctccgagatcttcggtttcctcccacactccacaggcgtacaggtttgtcggttaataggCTCGgtgaaattgcaaattgtccctagtgtgtgtaggatagtgttaatgtgcggggatcgctggtcggtgcggactcgaagggcctgtttccgcgccatatctctaaaactaaacactaaattaaaactaaaagacTGGTGTACAAGGTCACCCTTGCTGCTTCCTGTTTCAGATGCGGGGATGATATGGACAACTGCCAACCTGCCAAACCTCCTAGTCTCTCAATGCCAACCTTATCTTGGCTTACAGAACGGATTACGTCAATGCTCTATCTCCAAGGGTCGACTTTCTAgcccattgtgggctgaaggtgtgTTTAATTACCTGATTAGGGCAAGAAACGGAATGAAAGAATTGATAACCTCTCCACCATGTGACAGGTTGGGACTGGATAAATGGATCCCTCATTACCCATCTGTCTGTGAGTTTATTACATAAGTGTACCAGAGCCACGTGTAGTCAATCACAATCACTTgtgcccacacagtcacggggagaatgtacaaactccgtgcaggcagcacccgtagtcaggatcgaacccgggtctctggcgctgtaaagcatcaATTTTACCGCTGCGCAAACGCGCTATCTAAGCAACGTGGGGAAGACAATAGATGCTTGTTGGCCTTGCCTTGCCACCAATTACCTGATCACATATAAATGAACATTGAAAAAAATCTAGTTTCATGGAATGATGCTGGaattggctacagggagaggttagacagacatggattgttttccctggaacgctGGTGGTGgatgggagacctgatggaagtataacaAATTCTGGGAGGTATTGATAGGGTAGATcaggagtcggcaaccttgttgtgcataggggccaggagccatgtctgtgagtggatggcgggccatATCTATCTCCACAGTGTGTCACTTGGTGTTGATTTCCACATTCATTTTCACGTGTATttccaattagttttctgcagttcccaagtcggctcgcctgccccgggactggccctagcacccaggtcgcctgcgtgccccgggacgagCTGCAGTTCCCATGTCGCGAAAActaattgggaaaaaaaatacgcctgcgggccggatgatttcgggtcgtgggccggatccggcccgggGGCCACAGGTTGCCGGCCCAGGGGCCACAGGTTGCCGGCCCAGGGGCCACAGGTTGCCGgccccccaggatggaaatatcagataacagagggcatagcattaaggtgaaagaggcaacgtttaaaggaattgttcagggcaagtttttacattgaagggggtggggggagggtcgggggggggaggagactgGAACGCTTTGCTGGGGTTAGTGAGGTAGATataatagacatttagaacatagagcatagactAGTGCAACACAGGAACGAGCCCTTCATGATCCCAAGTTTAATTGATCTAATTTGCCTGTACTTgacacacgatccatatccctctagacagacacaaaaaggtggagtaactcagcgggacaggcagcatctctggagggaaggaatgggtgacgtttcgggtcgagacccttttaatatccctctattccctgcacttcgatgtgcctttgatctggtattttgttggttcaaatgcttggtcaatggtgttttatcatgagtgttttattattattaatgtttagtgttttctgagtcattcgtaactgtcactgtatgtcatgttgttacttgtgggcggagcaccaaggcaaattccttgtatgtgaatacttggccaataaacttacttacttacttactatctgaaACCGTCATGAATGCCACAATTTAAGAAACCTtcagataggtgcatggatatggagggattcgGATTAAGTGCAGGaagataagagttagtcttgacatcatgtttagcatagacagtgtgggccgaagggcctgttccatgtgcGGTATTGTTCGATGTTCTGTTTCCTACAGGAAATACATTTAAAGGCATGCTCACCTCATTATTGTCTGGTGCATCTATATCCACGAGTGAGATGTCAAACAGAATAGATCGGCATAAATCAGCATCGATTTCCTTTCACAAATTCGCACGACTTAAGAGAAATGGGCTTAATCTTGTAAATCTGTGTCAGGCAAATGGCTTTTTTTTCTGGGAAGCATTCGTGGGGAAATAATCACCCGATTATCAATCAATTGTTGGAACATCCCTTTGAGTTCAATCTATAAGATGATTTGGAATAAGTTTTAAATGGAATTAGACAAAGGTTTTTAATGGTTACTGTAGATAGTGCAGCGCTGTTTGACATAAGGTGACAGAGAACAAAATTAGatgatcattgtaaattgtccgagaatgtgtgtagaatagtgttaagtgtgcggggattgctggtcggtgtggactcggtgggccgaagggcctgtttccacgctatcaatagacaatagacaatgggtgcaggagtaggccaccaaacctttgagccagcaccgccattcaatgtgatcatggctgatcatccccaatcagtaccccgttcctgccttctccccatagaaacatagaaacatagaaaataggtgcaggagtaggccattcggcccttcgagcattcagtatgatcatggctgatcatccaactcagtatcccatccctgccttctctccataccccctgatccctttagccacaagggccacatctaactccctcttaaatatagccaatgaactgtggcctcaactacattctgtggcagagaattccagatattcaccactctctgtgtgaaaaatgtttttctcatctcggtcctaaaagatttcccccttatccttaaactgtgtgaccccttgttctggacttccccaacatcgggaacaatcttcctgcatctagcctgtccaaccccttaagaattttgtaattttctataagaatccccatatcccctgactccgctatttttaagagccctatctagctctctcttgaaaatatccagagaacctgcctccaccgccctgaggcagacGAATAAACACATGGGCagttgaaatgtgtaggaaggaaccgcagaagctggtttaacccgaagatagacgcaaaaagccggagtaaatcagcgggtcaggcagaaaaatggaatggttgacgtttcgggtcgagacccttcttcaggctggttagggataagggaaacaagagatatagactgcGATATAGAGAGATTTAGAagaattgaatgaaagatatgcaaacaagtagcGATGATTGATGAGACAGGCCATTTTTTGGCTTAGGGCTAGAACCAGTTATACATCTCTTCCTATTTCTTGCCAACAAACTGTAGACTTCTCTGCTGCTCGGGCATCAAAGAAGTTTAAACATTTGAAATTAGTTTGCGCAAGATCCCGATCTGTAAATAttagcactctctctctctctctctcgtgaatGCAATTACATAACGATACGATGGTCATATTGAACGATGAGGTTCAAAGGAAGGTCACGGATGTTTTCAAAGCTCTCTCGGTTTCATGATTCTGTTCCAAAGGTCCACAGGAATGATCGTGGGCGGAGAATGTGGGCCCCAATCACACCGAGCAAGTtacagttaagcccctgtcccacttttccaagttactcacgaactctcccgagtttcccccttaattcgaactcggggaatgtcggggaatgtcggtagtGAGCTCGATGgggtccgtagatgtttcgtagcggctcgtaatgccagctgtaggaactcggggcatcaggtaataggcctgtcccacagtacaagttaattccaagagttctcccgagtttgccctgattcgaactcggagatttacggtaatggccgctcgtcggtactcggggctctcgtggacatttttcaacatgttgaaaaatcttcacgagtctcccCGAGCtcgcctgccgttagcgagtcttcccgagtacctgccatcagcgttacgagccgctaagagacgtccccgagctccgacgtacacgctacgttcattctccgtgcttaccacgagtttgatttttttttaaactcgggagagctcttgaaatgaactcgtaccgtgggacagggctttaagtcgggacgttttttcaacatgttcaaaactgtccatgagttaaaaaaatagccccaagtacggctattaccgtaattccccgagttcgaatctggCCCTTTACTGTTAATCTGCGTTTACCTCTTTAAGGAAAGCTGATTATGCTGGAGATTAGTTTTATGGATATTCCGTGCAATCTATGCTGATAGGAGCCGCCAGAAAAAAAGCACCTGAGGATTTTCACAGGGTAGTTGCTGACGTCAGGGCCAGGTACTAAAACTGCTCACCTTTTAGAAGAAAGCAAGTTATTTGCTCTGCATGCACACCAGCTGAGCAGCGTTCAATGAGAAGAATACTACACTTCTAGATTTTGGTCGCACAGCTGAGCCGAGCAAGATAGTCTCGGAGAGACACTAAACTCCTTGTTCCCCACCCACCACTGCTGTGCGGAGGGAACATTTCATTATCGGAATACAAGGATCTGCCCCCCTCACTCCGCGCCAAGTGGCTGGAGAAGTTGGATcaacaacctccgcagttttggagaATAGAGAATGGTCTTTGGTTTAGATGGTTTTACTTGAGAGCTACGGGAAGAAAGCAATTCCTGCTCACCAAAACTGCTTGGGTTTcatcccgaaatgttgcctatttcctttgctccatagatgctgcttcacccgctgagtttctccagcatttttgtctaccttcaccttTAGCTAAGATGTCCTAAGACTATTCGCTGCAACATGAACTTATACACTTGGGAAGCTTAAAAATTGTCTGCATGGAAACCTCTATACAACTCGACACAGCAGGTAGGAAACTGTATATCTGACCTCTTTACAGACCGTAAGGTTTATCCTTTATGGGGATTGCTTTGCTGAAACTCTCCCAGAGTTTTACACTGAACCCTCATGGAGTCATTGTGTGgaatcatgtcccagctacaccagtcccacctgcccacgtttggtccatatccctcctatccatgcacctgtccaactgtttcttaaatgttgggatagtccctgcctcaactacctcctctggcagcttgttccataccctgtgtggaaaaagttgcccctcagattcctattaaagtttttccccttcaccttaaacctatgtcctctgatcctcaattcatctactctggacaagagactctgtgtctgctcatagaaacatagaaaataggtgcaggagtaggccattcggcccttcgagcctgcaccaccattcaatatgatcatggctgatcatccaactcagtatcctgtacctgccttctctccataccccctgatccctttagccacaagggccacatctaactccctcttaaatatagccaatgaactggcctcaactaccttctgtggcagagaattccagagactcaccactctctgtgctcaatctattcctctcatgatctacacctctataagatagacAATCTTAGGCTAGCTCAAGCTcaagcccacatcccaaagacgtgtgggtttgtaggttaattggccctcggtaaattgcccctctAGTGTGTTGGgattggatgagagagtgggacggCATAGGACTGGTGaggatgggtgatcaatggtcggtgtgtactagatgggctgaagggcctcttttccatgctgtaactctaaaaccaTGATTTTCCATTGGAGGAGGCCGTCTTTATAACATGTAAAGCCAAGTAATCTCTTAAAATGCAGCCCTgttaataatgtgtaggaaggaactgcagatgctggtttaaaccaaagatagacacaaaatgctggagtaactcaacgggacaggcagcatctctggagggaaggaatgggtgatgtttcgggtcgagacccttcttcagactggttggggatatgggaaacgagagatatagacggtgatgtggagagataaagaacaatgaatgaaagatatgcagaaaaagtAGCAATGATAAAGGGTTCGTTcattaataattataataatacattttatttatgggcgcctttcaagagtctcaaggacaccttacaaaaattgagcatgtagaggaaaaacatgtaaggggaatgaaataaatagtagagacatgactagtacacaaagtaaagacagaattcaatacaaaacacagtatgaggcaattaatgcacagatgaaaagggagggggacgtggggctaaggataggcagaggtgaagagatgggtcttgaggcgggactggaagatggtgagggacacggaattgcggatcagttgggggagggagttccagagcctgggagctgccctggagaaggctctgtccccaaaactgcggaggttggacttgtggatggagaggagagcggctgatgtggatctgagggaccatgagggttggtagggggagaggaggtcagtgagatatgggggggccagatggtggagggctttgtaggtgaggaccaggattttgtaggtgatccggtgggagatgggaagccagtgaagttttttgaggactggagtgatgtgatgccaggatttggtgtgggtgatgagtcgggcggctgcgttctgggccagttggagtcggttgatgtttgTGTTGACACCATCATTGTTGACACCATTAAcgacgcagtggcgctggtttccgacgggaacgttgACGGAGACAGACGCACCACgcgtctctgtcctccagttccttcgGACATCCGTCGCTGGAAGTctaggatgttggtgtgtgtgtgtgtgtgtgtgtgtgtgtgtgtgtgtgtgtgtgtgtgtgtgtgtgtgttttatcatcgttccttacaatgccgtgtatggcagtgatcgcaacttctactgaagtgtgtggatggccgttgactcgctaggagctcatccgccctttgccaGGTCttctttttggtcctgctgggggtccacagccccctcctcacctggcaaaccaggtgggggagacggtttagtcgccgactatccgaccatggagcgggtagcacgggattacatggtacctgtggcgggggggggggggtaccattcccccccccccgacctggctaaaaatgataaaggaaacaggccattgtcagctgtttgttggatgaggagacttgggtgggggagggatagagagagagggaatgccggggctacctgaagtgagtgaaatcaatattcatacccagttattcataccactgggttgtaacctTCTTATTAATAAGGTCCAGGTGCATTGAATCTTGAGTcactctaaagcccctgtcccacttcccgagttactcacgaactctcccgagttttccccttgattcgaactcggggaatgtcggggaataataataataactttatttataaagcactttaaacaaccgcagttgccacaaagtgctgtacatgagaactcatggacaaaaagttattacaaaccattaaaaaccgtaaaacgaaggactaaaaaacagtaaaaattaaaagacattaaaagcactaagaacaggagcaatgtctcagccagtgtcgaaagccagagaataaaaatgagtttttagggaggatttgaagatggacagtgagggggcctgtctgatgtgcaacggcaaggtgttccatagTGCCGgaccagcaacagaaaaggctctatcccctctgagcttccacttagaccttggtacctcaaggagcagctgatcagctgacctgaggcaccaggcaggagcatataggtggagcagctcagagaggtaaggcggggcgagcggaatgtcggtagcgagtccgtaggagtccgtagatgtttcgtggcagctcgtaatgctagccgtaggaactcggggcatcaggtaagtcgggacgttttttccaacatgttaaaaaatgtccacgagttaaaaaaatagcccccgagtacctacgaacggctattaccgtaattctccgagttcgaatcaaggggaaaacttttcaacatgttgaaaaatcttcacgagcttaccgcgtttcccgagtacctgccgttagcgttacgagccgctaagagacgtccccgagctccgatgtacccgcgatgtacattctacgtgcttaccacgagtttgatttttttttaaactcgggagaacgcttgggtaaactcgtacagtgggacagggccatatctcggggaagtgggacaggggcttaacatgtCTCTCCCTGTGTCTTTGTCAGTGTATCTGCAGGCTCTCCTTGGAGCAGGTCTGGCCGTTCTCTGCTTCTGCCTGGTCGTTGGGTGTGCTATCTGCTGGCGGAAGGGAAAGCACCGGCTTGCCGCCGCTGGCAAGGAGCAGCAATCGGAGCGGATCGTGCTGGACCCCAGCGCCGGGCTGCTCGGACACGCCGGCACTCCCGTTAAACAGCAGTACGAGGAGATCGAGGGCTCGGTCCTGGTCAACCCGCACTGCGCCCCCGCCAACGGGCCAGAACTCGGACACCGGGGCAAACCTGGCCCTCACGGACGGGCATCcttgcccttcatcccaccggtcCAAAGGGCTGGCAAAACCAAGAGCATCCTGGAGCGACGTTGCACGGTGTCGGGAGACAGCTGGTACCACAGGGACCCCACCGCCATGGGTCATTCCCAGACTGCGCCGGACGTGAAGACAAAGGCCAGGCCTCTCCTGCACTTCACGCTCTTCTACTCGCCCTACGAGATGACTCTGACGGTGAGCGTGATCGGCCTCCACAACCTCCCCAAGAAGTTTGGCCCCAACTGCGACTCCTACGTGCGGGTGCGGCTCCTGCCCAAGGTGGGGGACGCCCAGCAGACCGCCATGCGCAGGAAGAGCATGAACCCGGACTTCCGGGAGAGCTTCCAGTTCTCGGGATACAGCCTGGAGGAGATCAGACGCCTCAAGCTTCGCTTCGCCGCCTACGTCAAGGAGTTCCACAACCTGAAAGACACCTTCGTGGGCGAGTTGCTCTTCCCACTGGAGCAGGGCGACTGGGAGTCGGACACTCTCCCCACCTACACAAGGGAGTTGACCAGCACCAGGACTAAGCTCAAAAAGGTAGGTGGTGGGACCTTTACTCAGTAACTGTAATCAGTTTACTCGTATACAATACAATAActgtacacatatacacatatacactgtGACATATACACTGTAACATATACACTGTAACGTATACACATATACACTgtaacatatacacatatacactgtaacatatacacatatacactgtGACGTATACACATATACACTGTAACATATACACTgtaacatatacacatatacactgtAACATATACACTGTAACATATACACTgtaacatatacacatatacactgtAACATATACACTgtaacatatacacatatacactgtgacatatacacatatacactgtgacatatacacatatacactgtGACATGTACACATATACACTgtgacatatacacatatacactgtgacatatacacatatacactgtgacatatacacatatacactgtgacatatacacatatacactgtgacatatacacatatacactgtGACATGTACACATATACACTgtgacatatacacatatacactgtgacatatacacatatacactgtGACATATACACTgtgacatatacacatatacactgtgacatatacacatatacactgtAACATACACTGTAACTGTAACATATACACACAATAACTGTAACCAGTTTAGTCAGTAACTCAGTAATCAGTTTACTGAGTATcttctttactcagggagtggtggctgtgtggaacgagcttccagtggaagtggtggaggcaggttcgattttatcatttaaaaataaattggataggtatatggacgggaaaggaatggagggttatggtctgagtgcaggtagatgggactaggtgagagtaagtgttcggcacggactagaagggccgaggtgacctgtttccgtgctgtaattgttatatggttatatggttatatgggactgggaaagagggtggtgggagcctggaacgcacttccaggggtggtggtggtggaggctgatacgatagtggtatttaagaggcttttagacaggcggaGGATAGGGGGATATGGTtcatgtacaggcaggtgagatcagttcaacttggcatcatgttcggcacaaatattgtgggccgatgggctcgttcataagttataggagcagaattagggccattcgacccatcaagtctactgcaccatccaatcatggcagaatggcctaattcagctcatgTACAGAGTTGGCACGATTTGTGTCTGCATACGCTGTTCCAATGCAGCTCAGTTTAAGGCAAGAgggagaaaaaagacacaaagtgctggagtaactcagtgggtcaggcatctctggagaacaccatGCAggtagcggtagagatgctgcctcacagcgacagagacccgggttcaatcctgaccacgggtgctgtctgtacggagtttgcacgttctccccgtgacccgcgtaggttttctcccgagatcttcggtttcctcccgcaccccaaagatgtacaagttcgtaggttaattggcttggtataagtgtacaaaatgtgaaattgtccctggtgtgtgtagggtagtgttaatgtgtggggatcgctggttggcctggactcggtgggccgaagagcctgtttccgcgctgaatctcaaatatcaccgtaccttaattgttgcatgtgacaaaaaacttgaacttgaacaaagcATGGATTGGCACTGAGAGCAAAGAAGGGCCAGCGTGAGGGGACCcccaagaacaaagagggaacacAGGGACTGTAATGAATACGTTGTAACTCTGTTGGTGTCCTTTAGGTGGCCACTCTTCGCATACCTTGCATAAggttgcaaaacaaagaattacactgtgacatgtcacatgtgataataaatgatcAACCGATCAATCGATCAGTCGATCAATCGAATCAACAACTTTGGGGGCAATTCTCCATCAAGCATTAGGGGACATCTTACTGCTTTCTGCAACTTGCCGTGTCAATGTCAAGGGCAAAGGATTTTAACAAGTTACTATTTATTCT
This is a stretch of genomic DNA from Amblyraja radiata isolate CabotCenter1 chromosome X, sAmbRad1.1.pri, whole genome shotgun sequence. It encodes these proteins:
- the LOC116968249 gene encoding synaptotagmin-4-like: MMYLQALLGAGLAVLCFCLVVGCAICWRKGKHRLAAAGKEQQSERIVLDPSAGLLGHAGTPVKQQYEEIEGSVLVNPHCAPANGPELGHRGKPGPHGRASLPFIPPVQRAGKTKSILERRCTVSGDSWYHRDPTAMGHSQTAPDVKTKARPLLHFTLFYSPYEMTLTVSVIGLHNLPKKFGPNCDSYVRVRLLPKVGDAQQTAMRRKSMNPDFRESFQFSGYSLEEIRRLKLRFAAYVKEFHNLKDTFVGELLFPLEQGDWESDTLPTYTRELTSTRTKLKKCLSSHDLVSPTSGGPAHTKPVGQLFILLQYQTLANRIKVMVRKAETLGRLTRIPGSPDHCVIINLYKDGKVIATKETKTSSGYNPVWNAPFLFDIPSGNIESLALSLEFIVMQGRIYTRSCALGRVLIGADAPEMGRMHWKEMSSRGHVETARWHAIQSDAV